A region from the Cyprinus carpio isolate SPL01 chromosome A8, ASM1834038v1, whole genome shotgun sequence genome encodes:
- the LOC122146014 gene encoding uncharacterized protein LOC122146014 isoform X1, whose protein sequence is MWHCAKYGTYTVMDLRTNRIIDIQSNEVGNSQRMEKEGLQLEQRGLRVQKIVTDRLPAVMKFLRDSRPGVVRKFDVWHITNGVAKKMDSLAKLKSCREVGAWKKSIVNHLYWCSESSSTGSEIVAKWKSVANNMQNIHEHDREFPKCLQQPLVGDQARKWLKPTACEQLSGVILAPKLLRDLENLSGDYQSSSSFVIRFVPKSVEFSYVGMFSSAIIALDKFLITTGSHALQ, encoded by the exons ATGT GGCACTGTGCCAAATATGGGACCTACACAGTGATGGACCTAAGAACAAACCGGATAATTGACattcag AGCAATGAGGTCGGTAACAGCCAACGCATGGAAAAGGAGGGGTTGCAGCTTGAGCAGAGAGGGCTCCGTGTTCAGAAGATTGTCACGGATAGGCTTCCTGCTGTCATGAAGTTCCTCAGGGACAGCAGACCGGGTGTTGTGCGCAAGTTCGATGTATGGCACATAACAAATG GTGTTGCTAAAAAAATGGACTCTCTTGCAAAGCTGAAGAGTTGCAGAGAAGTTGGTGCTTGGAAAAAGAGCATTGTAAACCACCTTTACTGGTGTAGTGAAAGTTCATCTACAGGCAGTGAAATTGTAGCCAAATGGAAATCAGTTGCCAACAACATGCAGAACATACATGAGCATGACAGGGAATTTCCAAAATGCCTCCAACAACCGCTTGTGGGAGATCAAGCAAGAAAGTGGCTCAAACCAA CTGCATGTGAGCAGCTCAGTGGTGTAATCCTGGCTCCAAAACTGCTTAGGGATCTTGAGAATCTAAGTGGTGATTACCAGTCTTCATCAAGTTTCGTCATCCGGTTTGTGCCAAAGAGTGTGGAATTCTCCTATGTGGGAATGTTCTCATCTGCAATTATTGCCTTGGACAAATTTCTT ATCACAACTGGCAGCCATGCACTACAATGA
- the LOC122146014 gene encoding uncharacterized protein LOC122146014 isoform X2, translating to MDLRTNRIIDIQSNEVGNSQRMEKEGLQLEQRGLRVQKIVTDRLPAVMKFLRDSRPGVVRKFDVWHITNGVAKKMDSLAKLKSCREVGAWKKSIVNHLYWCSESSSTGSEIVAKWKSVANNMQNIHEHDREFPKCLQQPLVGDQARKWLKPTACEQLSGVILAPKLLRDLENLSGDYQSSSSFVIRFVPKSVEFSYVGMFSSAIIALDKFLITTGSHALQ from the exons ATGGACCTAAGAACAAACCGGATAATTGACattcag AGCAATGAGGTCGGTAACAGCCAACGCATGGAAAAGGAGGGGTTGCAGCTTGAGCAGAGAGGGCTCCGTGTTCAGAAGATTGTCACGGATAGGCTTCCTGCTGTCATGAAGTTCCTCAGGGACAGCAGACCGGGTGTTGTGCGCAAGTTCGATGTATGGCACATAACAAATG GTGTTGCTAAAAAAATGGACTCTCTTGCAAAGCTGAAGAGTTGCAGAGAAGTTGGTGCTTGGAAAAAGAGCATTGTAAACCACCTTTACTGGTGTAGTGAAAGTTCATCTACAGGCAGTGAAATTGTAGCCAAATGGAAATCAGTTGCCAACAACATGCAGAACATACATGAGCATGACAGGGAATTTCCAAAATGCCTCCAACAACCGCTTGTGGGAGATCAAGCAAGAAAGTGGCTCAAACCAA CTGCATGTGAGCAGCTCAGTGGTGTAATCCTGGCTCCAAAACTGCTTAGGGATCTTGAGAATCTAAGTGGTGATTACCAGTCTTCATCAAGTTTCGTCATCCGGTTTGTGCCAAAGAGTGTGGAATTCTCCTATGTGGGAATGTTCTCATCTGCAATTATTGCCTTGGACAAATTTCTT ATCACAACTGGCAGCCATGCACTACAATGA